In Diorhabda carinulata isolate Delta chromosome 6, icDioCari1.1, whole genome shotgun sequence, a single genomic region encodes these proteins:
- the LOC130895239 gene encoding scaffold attachment factor B2-like produces the protein MAMSLSDLKVTGLKAELKNRELETFGKKIELVERLVSEGSDPEIDLFKDESPTLISSNSADMDEISSRLSDLKVTGLKAELKNRKLETFGKKIELVERLVSEGSDLEIDLFKDESPTLISSNSADMDEKISTRLSDLKVTGLKAELENRKLETFGKKIEFVERLVSEGSDLETDLFKDESPTLISSNFTDMDEKISTRLSDLKVTGLKAELENRKLETFGKKIELVERLVSEGSDLKTDLFKDESPTLISSNSADMDEKISTMKDDMSNFRNDVLSLKTDVAENVEKRFDFFQSSATSSRNLNFYSFSPTL, from the coding sequence ATGGCTATGAGCCTGAGCGACCTAAAAGTGACGGGACTAAAAGCAGAATTGAAAAATCGCGAGTTGGAAACATTCGGTAAGAAGATTGAATTAGTAGAAAGACTGGTAAGTGAAGGATCCGATCCAGAAATTGATCTATTCAAAGACGAGTCTCCCACTTTGATCTCCTCCAATTCTGCCGATATGGATGAGATTTCGTCGCGCCTGAGCGACCTAAAAGTGACGGGACTAAAAGCAGAATTGAAAAATCGTAAGTTGGAAACATTCGGTAAGAAGATTGAATTAGTAGAAAGACTGGTAAGTGAAGGATCCGATCTAGAAATTGATCTATTCAAAGACGAGTCTCCCACTTTGATCTCCTCCAATTCTGCCGATATGGATGAGAAGATTTCGACGCGCCTGAGCGACCTAAAAGTGACGGGACTAAAAGCAGAATTGGAAAATCGTAAGTTGGAAACATTCGGTAAGAAGATTGAATTTGTAGAAAGACTGGTAAGTGAAGGATCCGATCTAGAAACTGATCTATTCAAAGACGAGTCTCCCACTTTGATCTCCTCCAATTTTACCGATATGGATGAGAAGATTTCGACGCGCCTGAGCGACCTAAAAGTGACGGGACTAAAAGCAGAATTGGAAAATCGTAAGTTGGAAACATTCGGTAAGAAGATTGAATTAGTAGAAAGATTGGTAAGTGAAGGATCCGATCTAAAAACTGATCTATTCAAAGACGAGTCTCCCACTTTGATTTCCTCCAATTCTGCCGATATGGATGAGAAGATTTCGACTATGAAGGACGATATGTCGAATTTTAGGAACGATGTTTTATCATTGAAAACTGACGTTGCCGAGAACGTCGAAAAGAGGtttgattttttccaatcaAGCGCAACGTCTAGTAGAAATCTAAATTTTTACAGCTTTAGCCCAACACTTTAG